The following proteins are encoded in a genomic region of Streptomyces lunaelactis:
- a CDS encoding sigma-70 family RNA polymerase sigma factor gives MRKDAAVADDRPQRARHRSEKPRIDSSAPDEELMRALYREHAGPLLAYVLRLVAGDRQRAEDVVQETLIRAWKNAGQLNRATGSVRPWLVTVARRIVIDGHRSRQARPQEVDPSPLEVMPAEDEIDKALWLMTLSDALDDLTPAHREVLVETYFKGRTVNEAAETLGIPSGTVRSRVFYALRSMKLALEERGVTA, from the coding sequence GTGCGCAAGGATGCGGCCGTGGCCGATGACCGTCCGCAAAGGGCCCGCCATCGAAGCGAGAAGCCACGCATCGACTCCTCAGCACCTGACGAGGAACTCATGCGCGCGCTGTATCGCGAACATGCGGGACCATTGCTCGCCTATGTACTGCGCCTCGTCGCCGGCGATCGCCAGCGTGCCGAGGACGTCGTACAGGAGACGCTCATCCGTGCCTGGAAGAACGCCGGTCAGCTCAACCGAGCGACCGGCTCTGTCCGACCCTGGCTGGTGACGGTGGCACGCCGCATCGTCATCGACGGTCACCGCAGCCGGCAGGCCCGGCCGCAGGAGGTCGATCCGTCGCCGCTGGAGGTCATGCCCGCGGAGGACGAGATCGACAAGGCGTTGTGGCTGATGACGCTCTCAGATGCACTCGATGATTTGACGCCTGCCCACAGGGAAGTCCTTGTCGAGACGTATTTCAAGGGACGTACGGTCAATGAGGCGGCCGAGACGCTCGGCATACCCAGCGGAACGGTGCGCTCCCGGGTGTTCTACGCACTGCGTTCCATGAAGCTCGCTCTGGAGGAGAGGGGGGTCACGGCATGA
- a CDS encoding NAD-dependent malic enzyme gives MATAPSVSYSMTVRLEVPASGTAVSQLTTAVESSGGSVTGLDVTASGHEKLRIDVTIAASSTTHADEIVEELRKIEGVVLGKVSDRTFLMHLGGKIEMQSKHPIRNRDDLSMIYTPGVARVCMAIAENPEDARRLTIKRNSVAVVTDGSAVLGLGNIGPMAALPVMEGKAALFKRFAGIDAWPLCLDTQDTDEIVAIVKAIAPGFAGINLEDISAPRCFEIEARLREALDIPVFHDDQHGTAIVVLAALTNALRVVGKAVGDVRVVMSGAGAAGTAILKLLIAAGVKHAVVADIHGVVHAGREDLRSATPESPLRWIADNTNPEGVTGTLKEAVAGADVFIGVSAPNVLGAEDVAAMADGAIVFALANPDPEVDPAIARQTAAVVATGRSDFPNQINNVLVFPGVFRGLLDAQSRTVNTEMMLAAASALAETVTEDELNPNYIIPSVFNEKVAGAVAGAVRNAAKAADGL, from the coding sequence ATGGCAACGGCGCCCAGCGTCTCGTACTCGATGACGGTCCGGCTGGAGGTTCCCGCGAGCGGTACCGCGGTCTCCCAGCTCACCACGGCCGTGGAGTCCTCCGGCGGCTCCGTGACCGGCCTGGATGTGACCGCTTCCGGCCACGAGAAGCTGCGGATCGACGTCACGATCGCAGCCAGCTCGACCACGCACGCCGACGAGATCGTCGAAGAGCTGCGCAAGATCGAGGGCGTCGTCCTCGGCAAGGTCTCCGACCGTACGTTCCTGATGCACCTCGGCGGCAAGATCGAGATGCAGTCCAAGCACCCCATCCGCAACCGTGACGATCTCTCGATGATCTACACGCCGGGTGTGGCGCGGGTCTGTATGGCGATCGCCGAGAACCCCGAGGACGCCCGCCGGCTCACCATCAAGCGCAACTCCGTCGCCGTGGTGACCGACGGCTCCGCCGTCCTCGGCCTCGGCAACATCGGCCCCATGGCCGCGCTCCCGGTGATGGAGGGCAAGGCGGCCCTCTTCAAGCGCTTCGCCGGCATCGACGCCTGGCCGCTCTGCCTGGACACCCAGGACACCGACGAAATCGTCGCAATCGTCAAGGCGATCGCCCCCGGCTTCGCGGGCATCAACCTCGAGGACATCTCCGCACCCCGCTGCTTCGAGATCGAGGCGCGGCTGCGCGAGGCCCTGGACATCCCGGTCTTCCACGACGACCAGCACGGCACCGCGATCGTCGTCCTCGCCGCACTGACCAACGCGCTGCGCGTGGTCGGCAAGGCGGTCGGTGACGTACGGGTCGTCATGTCCGGCGCCGGCGCTGCCGGTACGGCCATCCTGAAACTGCTGATCGCGGCGGGTGTCAAGCACGCCGTCGTCGCCGACATCCACGGTGTCGTGCACGCCGGCCGCGAGGATCTCCGCTCCGCCACGCCCGAGTCGCCGCTGCGCTGGATCGCCGACAACACCAACCCCGAAGGTGTCACCGGCACGCTGAAGGAAGCGGTCGCCGGCGCGGATGTCTTCATCGGAGTCTCCGCCCCGAACGTGCTGGGCGCGGAGGATGTCGCCGCGATGGCGGACGGCGCGATCGTGTTCGCGCTCGCGAACCCCGACCCCGAGGTCGACCCGGCAATCGCCCGCCAGACGGCCGCAGTTGTCGCCACCGGCCGCTCCGACTTCCCGAACCAGATCAACAATGTGCTGGTCTTCCCGGGAGTCTTCCGCGGCCTGCTGGACGCTCAGTCCCGCACCGTCAACACGGAGATGATGCTCGCGGCGGCGAGCGCCCTGGCGGAGACCGTCACCGAGGACGAGCTCAACCCGAACTACATCATCCCGTCGGTCTTCAACGAGAAGGTCGCGGGAGCGGTCGCGGGAGCGGTCCGCAACGCCGCGAAGGCGGCCGACGGGCTGTGA
- a CDS encoding uroporphyrinogen-III synthase → MRNQQHGPLAGFTVGVTAARRADELGALLRRRGAAVIHAPALRIVPLADDAELLAATKELIDHAPDVVVATTAIGFRGWVEAADGWGCGEELLARLRGVELLARGPKVRGAVRAAGLTEEWSPASESMAEVLDRLLGEGVGGRRIALQLHGEPLPGFVESLRAGGADVVVVPVYRWMAPENLDPLDRLLDATVARALDALSFTSAPAAASLLSRAETRGQLPELLRALDHDVLAACVGPVTALPLQAEGVSTVQPERFRLGPLVQVLGLELPSRARTLPVAGRRMEIRGHAVLVDDDLRPVPPAGMALLRALSRRPGWVVSRSDLLRALPGSGRDEHAVETAMARLRTALGAPKLIQTVVKRGYRLALDPAADTKYADA, encoded by the coding sequence ATGCGCAATCAACAGCACGGGCCGCTCGCGGGATTCACCGTCGGCGTGACCGCCGCCCGGCGTGCCGACGAGCTCGGCGCGCTGCTCCGCAGGCGCGGCGCCGCCGTCATCCACGCCCCCGCCCTGCGTATCGTTCCGCTCGCCGACGATGCCGAACTCCTCGCCGCCACCAAGGAGCTGATCGACCACGCGCCCGATGTCGTGGTCGCCACCACCGCGATCGGCTTCCGCGGCTGGGTGGAGGCCGCCGACGGCTGGGGGTGCGGGGAGGAGCTGCTGGCCCGGCTGCGCGGCGTGGAACTGCTGGCGCGCGGGCCGAAGGTGCGGGGCGCGGTCCGTGCCGCCGGGCTCACCGAGGAGTGGTCCCCGGCCTCCGAGTCCATGGCCGAGGTGCTCGACCGGCTGCTGGGGGAGGGGGTCGGGGGCCGCCGGATCGCGCTCCAGCTGCACGGCGAGCCGCTCCCCGGGTTCGTCGAGTCGCTACGGGCCGGGGGCGCCGATGTCGTCGTCGTACCGGTCTACCGGTGGATGGCGCCGGAGAACCTCGACCCCCTCGACCGGCTGCTCGACGCGACCGTCGCCCGCGCCCTGGACGCCCTCAGCTTCACCAGCGCACCGGCCGCCGCGTCGCTGCTCTCCCGCGCCGAGACCCGTGGTCAGCTGCCCGAGCTGCTGCGCGCCCTGGACCACGATGTACTGGCGGCCTGCGTGGGGCCGGTCACCGCGCTGCCGCTGCAGGCCGAGGGAGTCTCCACGGTGCAGCCCGAGCGCTTCCGGCTCGGCCCGCTCGTCCAGGTGCTCGGCCTTGAGCTGCCCTCCCGCGCCCGCACGCTCCCGGTCGCGGGCCGCCGCATGGAGATCCGGGGCCACGCGGTCCTGGTCGACGACGATCTGCGGCCCGTGCCGCCCGCCGGAATGGCCCTGCTGCGCGCTCTGTCCCGGCGGCCCGGCTGGGTGGTTTCCCGCTCCGATCTGCTGCGGGCGCTGCCGGGCTCGGGCCGCGACGAGCACGCCGTCGAGACGGCGATGGCCCGGCTGCGTACGGCGCTGGGCGCGCCCAAGCTGATCCAGACCGTCGTCAAGCGGGGCTACCGGCTGGCCCTGGACCCGGCGGCCGACACGAAGTACGCCGACGCCTGA
- a CDS encoding HelD family protein codes for MAAQDAAVDSKPGSAVDTVRDREIGVEQEHLDQVYRRLEEKIHEAEFLMSDAAKRGQVGTPGALAERDAQVFRAGVHLNRLNNEFEDFLFGRIDLLRGKDGEKGPDGAFTSIEPADDAVRVDGTAEIGETLHIGRIGVLDSDYAPLVIDWRAPAAAPFYRSTPVDPGRVVRRRVIRSKGRKVLGVEDDLMRPELTATLDGAELPVIGDGALMAALGQARSHTMRDIVASIQAEQDLVIRAPAASVTYVEGGPGTGKTAVALHRAAYLLYQDRRRYAGGILIVSPTPLLVAYTEGVLPSLGEEGQVAIRAVGNLVDGAEATAYDEPAVARIKGSSRMLKVLRKAARGALELSGPPAPREGQLAFGEELQAPSGPPDRLRVVAFGRRIEIEAAELNRIRHNVLGGTTPVNLLRPRARRMLLDALWSKSGSGGRGASGDRELAAELRSSFDDDVSAEDSFIAFLDAWWPELTPRGVLVAMADERRLGRWARSVLNPGEVRRLARSLRRFGSEGRGPLSVHDVALLDELGTLLGTPARPRKKREYDPLDALTGLEELMPHREETQRERAERLALERTEYAHVIVDEAQDLTPMQWRMVGRRGRQATWTVVGDPAQSSWSSPDEAAQARDEALGSRPRRRFELTVNYRNPAEIAELAAKVLALAMPGMKSPSAVRSTGVQPRFAVVRDGDLASAVREEAQRLLDRVDGTVGVVVAMNRREQAARWLAGLGERVVALGSLEAKGLEYDATVVVSPAEIADESPAGLRVLYVALTRATQQLTVVSDRRDEPDAQGVPDLLRD; via the coding sequence GTGGCCGCGCAGGATGCCGCTGTTGATTCCAAGCCCGGATCAGCCGTCGACACGGTCCGGGACCGTGAAATCGGTGTCGAGCAGGAACATCTGGACCAGGTCTACCGCCGCCTCGAGGAGAAGATCCACGAGGCGGAATTCCTGATGAGCGACGCCGCCAAACGCGGCCAGGTCGGTACGCCCGGCGCGCTCGCCGAGCGGGACGCCCAGGTCTTCCGGGCCGGCGTCCACCTCAACCGCCTGAACAACGAGTTCGAGGACTTCCTCTTCGGACGGATCGATCTGCTGCGCGGCAAGGACGGCGAGAAAGGCCCGGACGGGGCTTTCACCTCGATCGAGCCCGCCGACGACGCCGTACGCGTGGACGGCACCGCCGAGATCGGGGAGACGCTGCACATCGGCCGTATCGGAGTCCTGGACTCCGACTACGCGCCGCTGGTCATCGACTGGCGCGCCCCGGCCGCGGCCCCGTTCTACCGCTCGACACCGGTCGATCCGGGCCGGGTGGTACGCCGGCGGGTCATCCGCTCCAAGGGCCGCAAGGTCCTCGGTGTCGAGGACGACCTGATGCGCCCGGAGCTGACCGCCACCCTGGACGGGGCGGAGCTCCCGGTCATCGGCGACGGCGCCCTGATGGCGGCCCTCGGGCAGGCCCGCAGCCACACCATGCGGGACATCGTCGCCTCCATCCAGGCGGAGCAGGACCTGGTGATCCGTGCCCCCGCCGCGTCCGTGACGTATGTCGAGGGCGGTCCGGGTACCGGCAAGACCGCGGTGGCCCTGCACCGGGCGGCGTATCTGCTCTACCAGGACCGCAGGAGATACGCGGGCGGCATCCTGATCGTCTCGCCGACCCCTCTGCTCGTCGCGTACACCGAGGGCGTACTGCCGTCGCTGGGCGAGGAGGGGCAGGTCGCGATCCGCGCGGTCGGCAATCTGGTCGACGGCGCCGAGGCCACGGCGTACGACGAACCGGCCGTGGCCCGTATCAAGGGTTCCTCGCGGATGCTGAAGGTGCTCCGCAAGGCCGCACGGGGCGCGCTGGAGCTGTCGGGGCCCCCGGCGCCACGGGAGGGGCAGCTCGCCTTCGGCGAGGAACTCCAGGCCCCCTCCGGGCCGCCCGACCGGCTGCGCGTCGTCGCCTTCGGCCGCCGGATCGAGATCGAGGCCGCCGAGCTCAACCGCATCCGCCACAACGTCCTGGGCGGCACCACCCCGGTCAATCTGCTGCGCCCGCGCGCCCGCAGGATGCTGCTGGACGCCCTGTGGTCGAAGTCCGGCTCCGGGGGACGGGGCGCGTCCGGCGACCGCGAGCTCGCCGCCGAACTGCGCTCCTCCTTCGACGACGACGTATCCGCCGAGGACAGCTTCATCGCGTTCCTCGACGCGTGGTGGCCGGAACTGACCCCGCGCGGCGTGCTCGTCGCGATGGCCGACGAGCGCCGCCTCGGCCGCTGGGCGCGGAGCGTGCTCAACCCGGGCGAGGTGCGCCGCCTCGCCCGCTCCCTGCGGCGGTTCGGCAGCGAAGGACGCGGCCCCCTCTCGGTGCACGACGTGGCGCTCCTGGACGAGCTGGGGACGCTGCTCGGCACCCCGGCCCGGCCCAGGAAGAAGCGCGAGTACGACCCCCTGGACGCGCTCACCGGTCTCGAGGAGCTGATGCCGCACCGCGAGGAGACCCAGCGCGAGCGGGCGGAACGGCTGGCCCTGGAACGTACCGAGTACGCGCATGTCATCGTCGACGAGGCGCAGGACCTCACCCCGATGCAGTGGCGGATGGTCGGCCGCCGCGGCCGGCAGGCGACCTGGACGGTCGTCGGCGATCCGGCGCAGTCCTCCTGGTCGTCGCCGGACGAGGCGGCACAGGCGCGCGACGAGGCGCTGGGCAGCCGCCCGCGTCGCCGTTTCGAACTGACTGTCAACTACCGCAACCCGGCGGAGATCGCCGAGCTGGCGGCCAAGGTGCTGGCGCTCGCGATGCCCGGCATGAAGTCCCCGTCCGCGGTCCGCTCCACGGGCGTGCAGCCGCGCTTCGCCGTCGTCCGGGACGGGGATCTGGCCTCGGCCGTACGGGAGGAGGCTCAGCGCCTGCTGGACCGCGTCGACGGCACCGTCGGCGTCGTCGTCGCGATGAACCGCCGCGAGCAGGCGGCGCGCTGGCTGGCCGGACTCGGCGAACGGGTGGTGGCACTCGGCTCGCTGGAGGCGAAGGGACTGGAGTACGACGCGACGGTCGTCGTCTCGCCCGCGGAGATCGCGGACGAGTCACCGGCCGGGCTGCGGGTGCTGTACGTGGCGCTGACCCGGGCGACCCAGCAGCTCACGGTGGTCTCGGACCGGCGGGACGAGCCGGACGCACAGGGCGTACCGGACCTTCTGCGGGACTGA
- a CDS encoding CGNR zinc finger domain-containing protein, producing the protein MTAGMGSYDWRFDSGRICLDLVATSGSAPDAGEPLAEAGRLGQWLVGAGLVPAGTPLPAVDGQWAARFIELRDCLGRLVRAEIDDQYAEPALERVNVLAAGPPPGIRAVRTGDGSLVRALSAAPECAALLAAIARDAVELLTDPVARARLRQCEGDNCRRVYLDTSRGRRRRWCSSEVCGNRERVARHRRRAAVARA; encoded by the coding sequence ATGACGGCGGGCATGGGCTCGTACGACTGGCGGTTCGACTCCGGACGGATCTGCCTGGACCTGGTGGCGACCTCGGGGTCGGCCCCCGACGCGGGAGAACCGCTGGCGGAAGCCGGCCGCCTCGGCCAGTGGCTGGTGGGGGCGGGCCTGGTGCCCGCCGGCACACCGCTGCCGGCCGTCGACGGCCAGTGGGCTGCCCGCTTCATCGAGCTGCGGGACTGTCTGGGCCGGCTGGTGCGGGCCGAGATCGACGACCAGTACGCCGAGCCCGCCCTGGAGCGCGTCAATGTCCTCGCGGCCGGACCGCCGCCCGGGATCAGGGCCGTACGGACCGGCGACGGCTCTCTCGTACGGGCGCTGAGCGCCGCACCCGAGTGCGCCGCACTGCTCGCCGCGATCGCCCGCGACGCCGTGGAGCTGCTCACCGACCCGGTGGCCCGCGCCCGGCTGCGGCAGTGCGAGGGCGACAACTGCCGCCGCGTCTATCTGGACACCTCGCGGGGACGGCGGCGCCGCTGGTGCTCCAGCGAGGTCTGCGGGAACCGCGAGCGGGTCGCCAGACACCGTCGCCGGGCCGCGGTGGCCAGGGCCTGA
- a CDS encoding nitrate/nitrite transporter has product MASRWIEQWDPEDEAFWEARGESIARRNLVFSILSEHIGFSIWTLWSVLVLFMGPEYGIDPAGKFFLVAMATLVGAFIRVPYTFAVARFGGRNWTIVAASMLILPTAAAFVVMEPGTSYTTFMLVAMLTGVGGGNFASSMTNINSFFPLRKKGWALGLNAGGGNIGVPVVQLAGLAVIGAAGGPRVLLGIYLPFIALSAICAALFMDNLAPVKNDTGAAKDAVRDPHTWIMSFLYIGTFGSFIGYSFAFGLVLQTQFGRTPLQAASITFIGPLLGSLIRPVGGRLADRFGGARITLWNFLGMGVATGVVVLASVEKSLALFTTAFIVLFVLTGVGNGSTYKMIPGIFHAKAVAKGMSGEAAAAYGRRLSGASMGLIGAVGALGGLGINLAFRQSFLTAGTGTSAFVAFLAFYAACFAVTWAVYLRRTATAVQPVAEAKPQLSYAEV; this is encoded by the coding sequence ATGGCAAGCCGGTGGATCGAACAGTGGGACCCGGAGGACGAGGCGTTCTGGGAGGCGCGAGGGGAGAGCATCGCCCGGCGCAATCTGGTCTTCTCCATCCTTTCCGAACATATCGGGTTCTCGATCTGGACCCTGTGGTCCGTCCTGGTCCTGTTCATGGGACCCGAGTACGGGATCGACCCCGCCGGGAAGTTCTTCCTGGTGGCCATGGCCACGCTGGTCGGGGCCTTCATCCGGGTCCCGTACACCTTCGCCGTCGCCCGATTCGGCGGCCGCAACTGGACCATCGTCGCCGCGTCGATGCTCATCCTGCCGACGGCCGCCGCCTTCGTGGTGATGGAGCCCGGGACCTCGTACACCACCTTCATGCTGGTCGCGATGCTCACCGGCGTGGGCGGCGGGAACTTCGCTTCCTCCATGACCAACATCAACTCCTTCTTCCCGCTGCGGAAGAAGGGCTGGGCGCTCGGGCTGAACGCGGGCGGCGGCAACATCGGGGTGCCCGTCGTGCAGCTGGCCGGGCTCGCGGTCATCGGCGCGGCCGGCGGACCGCGCGTGCTGCTCGGGATCTACCTCCCCTTCATCGCCCTCTCCGCGATCTGCGCCGCCCTCTTCATGGACAATCTCGCCCCGGTCAAGAATGACACCGGGGCGGCGAAGGACGCCGTACGCGATCCGCACACCTGGATCATGTCCTTCCTCTACATCGGCACCTTCGGGTCGTTCATCGGCTACAGCTTCGCCTTCGGCCTGGTCCTGCAGACGCAGTTCGGGCGTACGCCGCTGCAGGCCGCGTCCATCACCTTCATCGGGCCGCTGCTCGGCTCGCTGATCCGGCCGGTCGGCGGCCGGCTCGCCGACCGCTTCGGCGGCGCGCGCATCACCCTGTGGAACTTCCTCGGCATGGGCGTGGCCACGGGGGTCGTCGTACTCGCCTCCGTGGAGAAGTCGCTGGCGCTCTTCACCACCGCGTTCATCGTGCTCTTCGTGCTGACCGGGGTCGGCAACGGCTCCACGTACAAGATGATCCCCGGCATCTTCCACGCGAAGGCGGTCGCGAAGGGCATGAGCGGCGAGGCGGCGGCCGCGTACGGGCGGCGGCTGTCCGGTGCGTCCATGGGGCTGATCGGCGCGGTGGGTGCGCTCGGCGGGCTCGGCATCAACCTCGCCTTCCGCCAGTCCTTCCTCACCGCGGGCACCGGCACATCGGCGTTCGTCGCCTTCCTCGCCTTCTACGCGGCCTGTTTCGCCGTGACATGGGCGGTATACCTTCGCCGGACCGCCACCGCCGTGCAGCCGGTTGCGGAGGCGAAGCCGCAGCTCAGCTACGCGGAGGTGTAA
- a CDS encoding anti-sigma factor family protein produces MTMYEQESVHDAVGAYVLGILDDADASAFEAHLAGCDICATHLEEFSGMEPMLAMLAEAPSPVQQPNVLNMRGLHAMPGAGFPQQRPVPVVPTAPSPQLLGGLLDEVAAKRAAKRRRGMYMVAAAAALIIGGPAVAVVATSDDTKNPVAGADPHPTSPAEDAFFNHMDEKVRATDATTKVSATVGLEKKGWGTHTVLELKNVKGPLKCNLIAVSKTGEEEVVTSWAVPKWGYGIPDSPVTAAKNPLYVHGGAAMDRNDIDHFEVRTFEGKRLVEVEA; encoded by the coding sequence ATGACCATGTACGAGCAGGAATCCGTACACGACGCCGTCGGCGCGTATGTGCTCGGCATCCTGGACGACGCGGACGCCTCCGCCTTCGAGGCGCATCTGGCAGGCTGCGACATCTGCGCCACCCACCTCGAGGAGTTCTCCGGGATGGAGCCGATGCTGGCCATGCTGGCGGAAGCCCCTTCACCGGTCCAGCAGCCGAACGTGCTGAACATGCGCGGCCTGCATGCCATGCCGGGAGCGGGCTTCCCGCAGCAGCGGCCCGTTCCGGTGGTGCCCACCGCACCCAGCCCGCAGCTGCTCGGCGGACTGCTCGACGAGGTCGCCGCCAAGCGGGCGGCCAAGCGCCGGCGCGGGATGTACATGGTCGCGGCCGCCGCGGCGCTGATCATCGGCGGTCCCGCCGTCGCGGTCGTCGCCACGTCGGACGACACGAAGAATCCCGTGGCCGGCGCGGACCCGCACCCCACCAGTCCCGCAGAGGACGCCTTCTTCAACCACATGGACGAGAAGGTCAGGGCGACGGACGCGACGACCAAGGTCAGCGCGACCGTCGGCCTGGAGAAGAAGGGCTGGGGCACCCACACCGTTCTCGAACTGAAGAACGTCAAGGGTCCGCTGAAGTGCAACCTGATCGCCGTCTCCAAGACCGGCGAGGAGGAGGTCGTGACCTCCTGGGCTGTGCCGAAGTGGGGTTACGGCATCCCGGACAGCCCGGTCACGGCGGCGAAGAACCCGCTCTACGTCCATGGCGGCGCGGCGATGGACCGCAATGACATCGACCACTTCGAGGTCCGTACGTTCGAAGGCAAGCGACTGGTGGAGGTCGAAGCCTGA
- a CDS encoding acyltransferase family protein, whose product MPRTAEAPAAPTVPQLPGRDHYFDLLRALALFRVVLYHLVGWAWLPLLFPSMGVMFALAGALMARSLKRPALQVIRGRVRRLLPPLWILGAVGGTAMVVAGWRPGLSALLWILPLSDPPFLGAEWAADLAEPLWYLRAYLWYVLLSPLLLRCLRRLPWPTLLAPLALSAVLSFGYLALPGRIDSALTDFSTFGACWILGMARQEGILSRLPRYAVPSLAPAVMLAGLWWAARHNFSADSELDSIPTAQALWSFGAVLLLLHVSPSWDSLPPRLRRWDRVVTLLNSRAVTVYLWHNICIFAAASLWDRMWSIDVLGESVPWLLESWVPELLLAWALIALCILLFGWAEDFAAGRGPRLWPDRT is encoded by the coding sequence ATCCCCCGTACCGCCGAAGCGCCGGCGGCCCCCACCGTCCCCCAGCTCCCGGGCCGCGACCACTACTTCGATCTGCTGCGGGCCCTCGCCCTCTTCCGGGTCGTCCTCTACCACCTGGTGGGCTGGGCCTGGCTGCCGCTGCTCTTCCCCTCCATGGGGGTGATGTTCGCGCTCGCAGGTGCCCTGATGGCCCGCTCCCTCAAGCGCCCCGCGCTCCAGGTCATCCGCGGCCGCGTACGGCGTCTGCTGCCCCCGCTGTGGATCCTGGGCGCGGTCGGCGGCACCGCCATGGTCGTGGCCGGCTGGCGTCCGGGCCTGTCCGCGCTCTTGTGGATCCTGCCGCTGAGCGACCCGCCATTCCTGGGCGCCGAGTGGGCCGCGGACCTCGCCGAGCCGCTCTGGTATCTGCGTGCCTACCTCTGGTACGTACTGCTGTCGCCGCTGCTTCTGCGCTGTCTGCGCAGACTCCCGTGGCCGACGCTGCTCGCCCCGCTCGCCCTCTCGGCCGTTCTGAGCTTCGGCTATCTGGCACTGCCCGGCCGGATCGACTCCGCGCTCACCGACTTCTCCACCTTCGGCGCGTGCTGGATTCTCGGGATGGCCCGCCAGGAGGGCATCCTGAGCCGGCTGCCCCGCTACGCCGTGCCGTCCCTTGCGCCGGCCGTGATGCTGGCCGGCCTGTGGTGGGCGGCGCGGCACAACTTCTCCGCGGACAGCGAACTGGACAGCATCCCGACGGCGCAGGCGCTCTGGTCGTTCGGGGCCGTGCTTCTGCTGCTGCACGTCAGCCCCTCGTGGGACAGCCTGCCGCCCCGGCTGCGCCGCTGGGACCGCGTGGTCACGCTGCTCAACTCCCGTGCGGTGACGGTCTATCTCTGGCACAACATCTGCATCTTCGCCGCCGCGTCGCTCTGGGACCGGATGTGGAGCATCGACGTACTGGGCGAGAGTGTGCCCTGGCTGCTGGAGAGCTGGGTCCCGGAGCTTCTGCTCGCCTGGGCGCTGATCGCGCTGTGTATCCTGCTGTTCGGCTGGGCCGAGGACTTCGCGGCCGGGCGCGGCCCGCGCCTGTGGCCGGACAGGACCTAA